One region of uncultured Methanolobus sp. genomic DNA includes:
- a CDS encoding VWA domain-containing protein: MQLHKDEIAKVTGQVKRLSTGYFPNQNDGEFEKELTKKVSMWEKETFNYLQESEPFEEHKNNLLHAQRHFRAYGGSKKSINTDLQKYKLLQPSVSVKFWREKTFNTTKKENKENIKDNLNAIRRNEQEAWEKEYDKQLLEWQIEEIQSRRNKLLTELEDWFETIKQLKDVFDDFGLESGILWDLSAGRLSQQDISVLKKWAEYLKNDEKVRELCELMGRLHREQQSHRTEIINSTIQYCVTKPDVHSNEEIIGIELGRYLENVIPQELALLSDSDISLLFDLKYVENRLMCFSKQGYRSEIYEENVEKTVTVDDKEKKGPIIICVDTSGSMSGAPENIAKALTLSLSSQAINQKRNCYLINFSTSIDTLELTPPKGIHDLIDFLKMSFHGGTDVAPALYEGIRMMAEENYKKADLLVISDFVLYGLSPEIVSLCNEQKQNENRFFALSIGSFGMQSVDEGVFNQSWTYDSKNGTISEINNVIEWITRN, encoded by the coding sequence ATGCAACTTCATAAAGATGAAATTGCTAAAGTAACTGGGCAGGTAAAAAGGCTTAGTACAGGATATTTTCCCAATCAAAATGATGGTGAATTTGAAAAAGAGCTGACTAAAAAAGTTAGTATGTGGGAAAAAGAGACTTTCAATTATTTGCAGGAATCGGAACCTTTTGAGGAACATAAGAATAATTTGCTCCATGCACAAAGGCATTTTAGAGCATATGGAGGATCTAAAAAATCAATAAATACTGATCTGCAAAAATACAAACTACTACAACCATCTGTTAGCGTCAAGTTTTGGAGAGAAAAGACATTTAATACGACTAAAAAAGAAAACAAAGAAAACATCAAAGATAATCTTAATGCCATTCGTAGAAATGAACAGGAAGCATGGGAGAAAGAGTATGATAAACAGTTACTTGAATGGCAGATTGAGGAAATCCAATCACGTCGGAACAAGTTGCTAACAGAATTAGAAGACTGGTTTGAAACAATAAAACAATTAAAAGATGTGTTTGATGATTTCGGGCTTGAATCAGGAATCCTGTGGGATTTAAGTGCTGGCAGATTAAGTCAACAAGATATCTCTGTTTTGAAAAAATGGGCAGAATATCTTAAAAATGATGAAAAAGTCAGAGAACTATGTGAACTGATGGGAAGATTACATAGAGAACAGCAATCCCATCGTACAGAGATTATTAATTCAACTATCCAATACTGCGTCACAAAACCAGATGTTCATTCTAATGAAGAGATCATTGGCATTGAACTTGGAAGATATCTGGAAAATGTTATTCCACAGGAACTTGCCCTTTTAAGTGATTCTGATATTTCCTTACTTTTTGATTTGAAGTATGTAGAGAACAGACTTATGTGTTTTTCAAAACAAGGTTACAGATCAGAAATCTATGAGGAAAATGTTGAGAAAACCGTAACTGTTGATGATAAAGAAAAGAAGGGACCAATTATTATTTGTGTTGATACAAGCGGATCAATGTCAGGTGCACCGGAGAATATAGCTAAAGCATTAACACTTAGTTTGTCATCTCAAGCAATTAATCAAAAGAGAAATTGTTATCTAATAAATTTCAGCACCTCAATCGATACACTTGAACTCACACCTCCTAAAGGAATCCATGATCTTATAGATTTCCTTAAAATGAGTTTTCATGGAGGTACCGATGTTGCACCTGCTTTATATGAAGGCATAAGGATGATGGCAGAAGAAAATTACAAAAAAGCCGATCTATTAGTAATTTCAGACTTTGTACTCTATGGACTGTCTCCTGAAATAGTATCTTTATGCAATGAACAAAAACAAAATGAAAATCGTTTTTTTGCATTGTCAATCGGCAGTTTTGGAATGCAAAGTGTCGATGAAGGTGTTTTCAACCAGAGTTGGACATATGATTCAAAAAATGGTACTATTTCGGA
- a CDS encoding AAA family ATPase, which produces MAELTMNNQQANDSMKKRVTDLIDVCSNGLYEREEIVAISLLSTISGQSIFLYGLPGTAKSLIARRLSHVFKDATHFEYLMQRFSTPEEVFGPVSIQELKQDNYIRKTEGYLPTADFAFLDEIWKSSPAILNTLLTIINERIFRNNGKDEKVPLKALVAASNETPPPNQGLEALYDRFIMRIIVNPMQERENFEKLLNGDNVSYDIKIPEELQFSHHEWESLSVKISQVKISDEVFSIINSVRVSLEEFNTNNPETSVYVSDRRWQKIAHILKTSAFLCDRSEVIPVDTLILRHCLWTLEDNRNQMNDIIEKCVKEFGYANKDDLNMWEAEHKDIEKGISNTFYYTEDIYDTEEIAEKQCFSVSAEVVKDSYYRNNEITIRFYIPIEYLDTAKNFNPIDENGNIESRIQCNFNGKKSCKIKIKEDVKKYGWDSGYDGGSFVDWLDRTPPIKIEKGTEKPVDPRIKNTFVEDCKKSISSLQKITNDAKSYIGTQRKLNETPFVPAGKRELVLNTFISFLDDLENHKLNAEHLLEKVQSHATS; this is translated from the coding sequence ATGGCTGAGTTAACTATGAATAATCAACAAGCAAATGATTCCATGAAAAAAAGAGTTACAGATTTAATTGATGTTTGTTCTAATGGATTATACGAACGAGAAGAAATCGTTGCAATATCACTTCTTTCAACAATTTCCGGTCAATCTATTTTTCTGTATGGCTTGCCAGGTACTGCAAAAAGCCTGATAGCACGCCGTTTATCACATGTGTTTAAAGATGCAACTCACTTCGAATATCTCATGCAAAGGTTTAGCACGCCTGAAGAGGTTTTTGGACCCGTGAGCATTCAAGAGTTAAAACAGGACAATTACATTCGTAAAACTGAAGGATACTTGCCAACAGCAGACTTTGCTTTTCTTGATGAAATATGGAAAAGTAGTCCAGCCATTTTGAACACACTGTTAACGATTATAAACGAGAGGATTTTTCGTAATAATGGAAAGGATGAAAAAGTTCCATTGAAAGCATTGGTTGCGGCAAGTAATGAAACTCCGCCACCAAATCAAGGTTTAGAAGCCCTTTATGACCGCTTTATAATGAGAATAATAGTAAATCCCATGCAAGAACGTGAGAATTTTGAAAAGCTGCTTAATGGGGATAATGTTTCATATGATATTAAAATTCCAGAAGAATTACAGTTTTCTCACCATGAATGGGAAAGTCTTTCCGTCAAAATATCTCAAGTTAAAATTTCAGATGAAGTATTTTCCATTATAAATTCAGTCAGAGTTTCATTAGAAGAGTTCAATACAAACAATCCTGAAACTTCTGTTTATGTTTCTGACCGCAGGTGGCAGAAAATTGCACATATCTTAAAAACATCTGCTTTTCTGTGTGACCGCAGTGAAGTAATACCTGTTGATACGTTGATATTAAGACACTGCCTCTGGACACTGGAAGATAACAGAAATCAGATGAATGATATTATTGAAAAATGTGTGAAAGAATTTGGATATGCCAACAAAGATGATTTAAATATGTGGGAAGCTGAGCACAAAGATATTGAAAAAGGTATCTCAAACACTTTTTATTATACAGAAGATATTTACGATACCGAAGAAATTGCAGAGAAGCAATGTTTTTCCGTTTCAGCAGAAGTTGTCAAAGACTCATATTATAGAAATAATGAGATTACTATTCGATTTTATATACCAATTGAATATTTGGATACAGCAAAAAATTTCAATCCAATTGATGAAAATGGAAATATCGAATCCCGTATTCAATGCAACTTCAATGGTAAAAAGTCGTGCAAAATAAAAATAAAAGAAGATGTTAAAAAGTATGGGTGGGATTCTGGTTATGATGGGGGCTCATTTGTAGATTGGCTTGATAGAACTCCACCCATCAAAATAGAAAAGGGAACTGAAAAACCTGTAGACCCGAGGATAAAAAATACTTTTGTTGAGGATTGCAAAAAATCAATAAGCTCTCTTCAGAAAATAACCAATGATGCTAAATCTTACATCGGTACTCAAAGAAAACTGAATGAAACACCATTTGTACCGGCAGGAAAAAGGGAACTTGTGCTTAATACATTCATATCTTTCCTTGATGATCTGGAAAATCATAAACTGAACGCAGAGCATTTGTTGGAAAAGGTGCAATCTCATGCAACTTCATAA
- a CDS encoding type II/IV secretion system ATPase subunit yields the protein MMEPQELTTDEEIHPEDESSLANGKKPSRLSVFIDNLRSGIHSIRHPRTKLPDYDPELHDPLLEFEVPDGFNEVERYWVNEPYSFVSILERGNIHNYHVAEPKLTLYEKDILERVYDDLQDILSLGGVNTERNRETVLMEHALTLFNRYHASLDIASTYRIFYYLKRNFLGHDRINSLMLDSNIEDISCDGIGVPVFMYHNKYRNIKTNISFSEEELNSLVIKLCQKSGKHISIGEPMVDATLPDGSRLQATLGKEITTRGSSFTIRKFRGDPITPIDLVNYNTCNIEMMAYFWLAMENGDCAIFAGGTASGKTSLLNAVSLFVPPLSKVVSIEDTRELMLHHDNWIAGVTRKPLNVNSLGEISMYDLLRSALRQRPEYILVGEIRGEEALTLFQAISTGHATYSTMHAGDVQTVVNRLDSPPLNVPHVMLQSLDILSIQVQTFVNNKRVRRTQSLVEFTGIDSKTGYIRINELYRWDPISDTFVKTGDSYTLNKVMVSRGWDRNRLAEELDNRARILTYLCEKNMRDYVRISLVVQAYDANPDDVIDAIEADNLQTMIEQNM from the coding sequence ATGATGGAACCTCAGGAACTGACAACCGATGAAGAGATTCATCCAGAAGACGAAAGCTCTCTGGCAAATGGAAAGAAGCCTTCCAGATTATCTGTTTTTATTGATAATCTCAGGTCCGGAATCCATTCCATAAGGCATCCACGTACAAAGCTGCCGGATTACGATCCGGAGCTTCACGACCCTTTGCTGGAATTCGAGGTCCCTGATGGTTTTAACGAAGTTGAACGTTACTGGGTAAATGAACCTTATTCATTCGTTTCCATATTGGAGAGAGGGAATATTCACAATTATCACGTTGCAGAGCCAAAGTTGACATTATATGAAAAAGACATCCTTGAGAGGGTATATGATGACCTGCAGGACATTCTCAGCCTTGGGGGAGTCAACACAGAAAGAAACAGAGAAACCGTGCTCATGGAGCACGCATTAACTCTTTTTAACAGGTATCACGCAAGTCTTGATATAGCTTCAACTTACCGGATATTCTACTATCTGAAACGTAATTTCCTGGGTCATGACCGCATAAATTCATTGATGCTGGATTCCAATATAGAGGATATTTCATGCGACGGTATAGGTGTTCCTGTTTTCATGTACCACAACAAATATCGTAACATCAAGACAAATATCTCTTTCAGTGAGGAGGAACTCAACTCCCTTGTGATCAAGCTTTGCCAGAAAAGTGGGAAGCATATATCCATTGGAGAACCCATGGTGGATGCAACCCTTCCTGACGGCTCACGTCTGCAGGCAACCCTTGGCAAAGAGATCACAACAAGAGGCAGCTCATTTACCATCAGGAAGTTCCGTGGGGACCCGATCACACCTATCGACCTTGTAAATTACAACACCTGTAACATTGAAATGATGGCATACTTCTGGCTTGCAATGGAAAACGGGGATTGTGCCATATTTGCAGGAGGTACCGCATCCGGAAAGACATCTCTTCTCAACGCGGTTTCACTATTCGTCCCACCTCTGTCAAAGGTTGTATCCATTGAAGATACCAGAGAGCTGATGCTTCACCATGATAACTGGATAGCAGGTGTCACACGTAAGCCATTGAATGTAAACAGTTTAGGTGAGATATCCATGTATGACCTGTTGCGTTCAGCCCTGAGGCAGAGACCGGAGTATATTCTTGTGGGTGAGATAAGAGGTGAGGAAGCTCTCACATTGTTCCAGGCCATATCCACGGGTCATGCCACGTATTCTACAATGCACGCAGGTGACGTGCAGACAGTTGTCAACAGGCTTGACAGTCCTCCACTTAATGTTCCTCATGTGATGCTCCAGTCCCTTGATATCCTGAGTATCCAGGTGCAGACATTTGTTAACAACAAAAGGGTGCGCAGGACACAGAGCCTTGTTGAATTTACAGGGATAGACTCAAAGACCGGTTATATACGCATAAATGAACTTTATCGATGGGACCCTATAAGCGATACCTTTGTGAAAACCGGGGACTCGTACACCCTTAACAAGGTTATGGTTTCCAGAGGATGGGACAGGAACAGACTTGCAGAGGAACTGGATAACAGAGCCCGTATTCTTACGTATCTCTGTGAGAAGAATATGAGGGATTATGTGAGAATATCCCTGGTAGTGCAGGCTTATGATGCAAACCCTGATGATGTCATTGATGCAATAGAGGCAGACAACCTGCAGACAATGATAGAACAGAACATGTAG
- a CDS encoding type II secretion system F family protein, translating to MDIIDSAAHLIFGKYVRKHIYRYEDQRLLIRKAGMGMLIEQYIAQTYFFSLLIALLAGFIGLFAGYYLLGDVRPHMLGIGTGHPWISSNFHVLLSIGLAGLFSIVASSLTYYIFMSIPEVQANVRSTLINQSLPHTTAYLYAMSRGGGMNLIDIMKSLAQNYYIYGVAAEEVGFIVKDMEYYGTDLLHAIDRAGQRTPSKKFKDFLDGLTSIVTSGGDIGSYLRAKNDQYRLTATKEQKIFFETLSVLAEVYISAFVAGPLFLITILVILGLVNSSSTSILYLIVYLIIPIGTVVFLLLLNSLTNDNPKIPDFYVVEKKLDVFSHITLKEGDPDEEKKRKKMHYYSRIVKFVDTITHPLALFTNNPLYVLIITVPAALIYFIYMVNGYINVANVLYINSFNVLTVSIVDDQIYIALIILLVPYIIFDELRTYRVNQIESNIPDFLNNLASINEAGILLVDAIVMSMQLKIGILHSEVKRLVNDISWGTKLDDALKKFEFRIRTEMTRRIINLIIKANEATSDIKSVLTIAAHDADIQRQLKKERNAEMFVYVFIIYISFMVFLFIVYILAAYFLPAMPASTEGAIAGLSLSTTFDLEKYTLIFFHAAMIQGFCSGLVAGKMGNGNIHSGYKHSIMMMSIAYLLFAFFI from the coding sequence ATGGATATAATCGATTCGGCTGCCCACCTGATATTTGGAAAATATGTGAGAAAACACATCTACCGGTATGAGGACCAGCGTTTGTTGATACGCAAAGCCGGAATGGGTATGCTGATAGAACAATACATTGCCCAGACCTATTTCTTTTCACTTTTAATAGCATTACTTGCCGGTTTTATAGGCCTGTTTGCAGGCTATTACCTGCTTGGGGATGTAAGACCCCATATGCTTGGTATTGGCACCGGGCATCCATGGATATCGTCGAATTTCCATGTCCTGCTAAGTATAGGCCTGGCTGGTCTGTTCTCTATTGTTGCATCTTCACTTACATATTATATATTCATGTCAATACCTGAGGTTCAGGCAAATGTCCGGAGTACTCTCATCAATCAGTCTCTCCCGCACACAACCGCGTATCTCTATGCAATGAGCCGTGGTGGGGGGATGAACCTCATAGACATTATGAAATCACTGGCACAGAACTATTACATTTATGGTGTCGCTGCTGAAGAAGTGGGTTTCATTGTAAAGGATATGGAATACTACGGCACAGACCTGCTTCATGCAATCGACCGCGCAGGCCAGAGAACTCCTTCCAAGAAGTTCAAGGATTTTCTGGACGGGCTGACATCCATCGTGACAAGTGGCGGTGATATTGGTTCCTATCTCAGGGCCAAGAATGACCAGTATCGTCTTACCGCAACCAAGGAACAGAAAATATTCTTTGAGACCCTTAGTGTACTTGCAGAAGTGTATATCTCCGCTTTTGTTGCGGGTCCGCTTTTCCTTATCACAATTCTTGTGATTCTCGGACTTGTAAATTCAAGTTCTACCAGTATTCTTTATCTGATAGTTTATCTGATAATACCAATCGGGACAGTGGTCTTCCTTCTTCTCCTTAATTCATTGACAAATGATAATCCGAAAATTCCTGATTTTTATGTGGTGGAGAAGAAACTGGATGTTTTCTCTCATATTACGTTGAAAGAAGGTGACCCGGATGAAGAGAAAAAAAGGAAAAAGATGCATTATTATTCCAGAATAGTAAAGTTTGTGGATACAATCACTCATCCGCTGGCACTTTTTACAAACAATCCGCTATATGTCCTTATTATCACAGTGCCTGCAGCACTTATTTATTTTATCTACATGGTTAACGGATATATCAATGTTGCAAATGTTCTCTATATCAACAGTTTTAATGTTCTGACCGTAAGCATAGTTGATGACCAGATATACATTGCCCTTATCATCCTGCTGGTGCCGTATATCATATTCGATGAACTGCGCACTTACCGTGTAAACCAGATAGAATCCAATATCCCGGATTTTCTCAATAACCTTGCCAGCATAAATGAGGCAGGTATCCTTCTTGTGGATGCTATTGTTATGAGCATGCAGCTTAAGATAGGCATTCTACATTCAGAGGTAAAGCGTCTTGTCAATGATATTTCATGGGGAACAAAGCTTGACGATGCTCTGAAAAAGTTCGAATTCAGGATACGCACGGAAATGACAAGACGTATCATCAATCTCATAATCAAGGCCAATGAAGCCACCAGTGACATAAAAAGTGTGCTGACAATTGCAGCTCATGATGCCGATATCCAGAGACAGCTCAAAAAAGAGCGCAATGCTGAGATGTTTGTGTATGTCTTCATCATCTACATCTCTTTCATGGTTTTCCTGTTCATTGTTTACATACTGGCGGCTTATTTCCTGCCGGCAATGCCTGCATCTACTGAAGGTGCCATTGCTGGTTTAAGTCTGTCAACGACTTTTGATCTTGAAAAATATACATTGATATTTTTCCATGCAGCCATGATACAGGGTTTCTGTTCCGGTCTGGTGGCAGGAAAAATGGGAAACGGAAACATCCATTCAGGTTACAAGCATTCCATCATGATGATGTCCATTGCTTACCTGCTGTTTGCATTCTTCATCTGA
- a CDS encoding LamG-like jellyroll fold domain-containing protein, with protein sequence MRTQHEHKIKSGVLNFSQDETAVSEIIGEVLMTAIAVLAFSVLAVFVFSYLESDSAVHADVDGWVDVDSDTIYLRHSGGESIDLGKVEIILNLNGTRRDMPSSELKQILGSGSWHLGQTIEIDTDLLWNTTINEDDYVGMILLQTASNIVVESGSLLGEEIGMESGSGGNTTPSQYAPVADFTYSPSNPGTYETVTFTDQSSDSDGTVVGWSWNFGDGDTSADRNPLHQYSAAGNYTIILTVTDDDGNTDSTSRSVTVVAPSGTYAGSITLNKPSKGGVIKDGGYISFTNDGNYRYIEIDGTRYDLDQNDEIKLEIVNDQTTGTISMNGGSSQISTFDLNVNLYINDVLQDTGQVTSIYVQPLSNFYSTLKYELPSYSSQTYLKADSDVIINWETNSSAINISNIGFYDSGTTQVNFDPSGTYITCSGYYELSSPDEPGEPSVLPVSRWKFDENSGTIAYDSIGDNDASIYNAKWSTGTSINGSAMYFDGNDDYLVVSDDDSLDFDQNMSLVFWLRLRSDNNDYCIIGKGMNDQDNFDLFVSSGELWFEWTSAGYHYVTTSGMNLQKNTWYQIGVVVDGSDVKFYKDATFVESLSMNGLPLVANNNDMWIGRQNYGSNNYYLRAYLDELEIYNVTLDESDMADYYVRTNP encoded by the coding sequence ATGAGAACACAGCATGAACACAAAATAAAATCCGGGGTCTTAAATTTCTCACAGGATGAAACGGCAGTTTCCGAGATAATCGGTGAGGTGCTTATGACTGCCATAGCAGTGCTTGCATTTTCAGTATTAGCTGTGTTCGTGTTCTCTTATCTTGAGTCTGATAGTGCTGTGCATGCAGACGTAGACGGCTGGGTTGATGTCGATTCGGATACGATCTACCTGAGGCACTCAGGTGGTGAGAGTATTGATCTGGGTAAAGTGGAAATAATCCTTAATCTGAATGGCACGCGCAGGGACATGCCCTCATCAGAGCTTAAGCAGATACTTGGAAGCGGCAGCTGGCACCTTGGACAAACAATTGAGATCGATACTGATCTATTGTGGAATACTACTATCAATGAGGATGATTATGTTGGTATGATTTTGCTGCAGACAGCTTCAAACATTGTCGTCGAAAGTGGATCTCTTCTTGGGGAAGAGATTGGAATGGAGTCCGGATCAGGTGGCAATACAACACCTTCACAATATGCTCCGGTTGCTGATTTCACATATTCACCTTCAAACCCTGGCACATATGAAACAGTTACCTTTACTGATCAGTCTTCAGATTCGGATGGAACTGTTGTCGGATGGTCATGGAACTTTGGTGATGGTGATACTTCTGCTGACCGGAATCCTTTACACCAGTACTCAGCCGCAGGAAATTACACCATAATTCTTACTGTCACAGACGATGACGGAAATACAGACAGCACTTCCCGGAGCGTGACCGTTGTTGCTCCTTCAGGTACTTATGCAGGCAGTATAACCCTGAATAAACCGTCAAAAGGCGGCGTAATAAAAGATGGTGGTTATATCAGTTTTACAAATGATGGAAATTACAGATATATAGAAATAGACGGCACCAGATATGATCTGGACCAAAATGATGAGATTAAACTTGAAATTGTAAATGACCAGACAACAGGCACCATCTCTATGAATGGCGGTAGTTCCCAGATATCAACCTTTGATCTGAATGTTAATTTATACATAAATGATGTCTTGCAGGATACCGGTCAGGTTACCAGTATTTATGTCCAGCCACTATCAAATTTCTATTCAACTTTAAAGTATGAGCTTCCATCCTATTCCAGTCAGACATACCTTAAAGCAGACAGCGATGTAATTATTAACTGGGAGACCAACAGCTCTGCTATTAATATTTCGAACATAGGCTTCTACGATTCAGGAACCACTCAGGTTAATTTCGATCCTTCAGGCACCTATATAACCTGTAGTGGCTACTATGAGCTTTCATCGCCTGATGAACCGGGAGAGCCATCTGTTCTTCCTGTATCAAGATGGAAGTTCGATGAGAATTCAGGTACAATTGCCTATGACAGCATTGGCGATAATGATGCCTCTATTTACAATGCAAAATGGTCCACAGGTACATCAATAAATGGTTCAGCTATGTATTTTGACGGAAATGATGATTATCTTGTGGTTTCAGATGACGATTCGCTTGATTTTGATCAGAACATGAGCCTGGTGTTCTGGCTGAGGCTCAGAAGTGATAATAATGACTACTGTATAATCGGCAAAGGAATGAATGATCAGGATAATTTTGATCTCTTTGTCAGCAGCGGAGAACTCTGGTTTGAGTGGACAAGTGCCGGTTATCACTATGTGACAACATCTGGAATGAACCTTCAGAAAAATACCTGGTACCAGATAGGTGTTGTTGTTGATGGAAGCGATGTGAAATTCTATAAAGATGCCACATTTGTCGAATCACTTTCAATGAACGGTTTACCACTTGTAGCTAATAATAATGATATGTGGATCGGCAGGCAGAACTATGGAAGTAATAACTATTACCTGCGCGCTTATCTCGATGAGCTTGAAATATACAATGTAACGCTGGATGAGTCGGATATGGCAGACTACTACGTGAGGACGAATCCATGA
- the amrS gene encoding AmmeMemoRadiSam system radical SAM enzyme, with amino-acid sequence MIKEAMLYEKLDDAKVQCRLCAHRCRIAPGKRGFCAVRENRDGTLYTLNYNVVSSEALDPIEKKPLYHFHPGTSVYSLGTIGCNFRCKHCQNWTISQISIDEANAIEMSPELAVKRAVASGARSIAWTYNEPTIWFEYTYDCARLAKEEGLATVYVTNGYITKEALETIAPYLDAFRVDIKAFTEDFYREIASAELAPVLESAKLAREMGMHVEVVNLIIPTLNDSEDEIRDMSKWIYENLGADTPVHFTRFHPYYKLQDICSTPLDTLERAYSIAREEGIKYVYIGNVPGNGHEHTFCPECGELLIERGMFGMDSNKLTERRACPRCGEEISIVSDDWDGCRV; translated from the coding sequence ATGATAAAGGAAGCTATGCTATATGAGAAACTTGATGATGCTAAGGTTCAGTGCAGACTATGTGCACACAGATGCAGGATAGCACCCGGAAAACGTGGTTTTTGTGCTGTGCGGGAGAACCGGGACGGAACCCTTTATACGCTGAACTATAATGTAGTTTCCAGCGAGGCTCTGGACCCGATTGAGAAAAAACCTCTGTATCATTTCCACCCGGGCACTTCGGTCTATTCTCTTGGAACTATCGGTTGTAATTTCAGGTGTAAGCATTGTCAGAACTGGACTATCTCGCAAATAAGTATAGATGAGGCAAATGCCATTGAAATGAGTCCGGAACTGGCTGTTAAAAGAGCTGTTGCTTCAGGTGCCAGGTCTATTGCGTGGACCTACAATGAACCGACTATATGGTTTGAGTATACTTATGATTGTGCCAGGCTTGCTAAGGAGGAGGGACTTGCCACGGTTTATGTTACAAATGGGTACATAACTAAGGAAGCTCTGGAAACGATTGCTCCGTATCTGGATGCTTTCAGGGTGGACATCAAGGCTTTTACTGAGGATTTCTACAGGGAGATTGCAAGTGCAGAACTTGCACCTGTTCTTGAGTCTGCAAAGCTTGCAAGGGAGATGGGTATGCATGTGGAGGTTGTGAATCTTATTATTCCGACATTGAATGATTCTGAGGACGAGATTCGGGATATGTCAAAATGGATATATGAGAATCTGGGTGCGGATACTCCTGTTCATTTTACGCGTTTCCATCCTTACTATAAGTTGCAGGATATTTGTTCCACGCCACTTGATACGCTGGAGAGGGCTTATTCCATCGCACGGGAAGAGGGAATAAAATATGTGTACATAGGCAATGTTCCGGGAAATGGTCATGAACATACTTTTTGTCCTGAATGCGGAGAATTGCTTATTGAAAGAGGAATGTTTGGAATGGACTCTAATAAGCTAACTGAAAGGCGGGCTTGCCCGCGTTGCGGTGAGGAAATAAGTATTGTGTCTGATGACTGGGACGGGTGTAGAGTTTAA